DNA sequence from the Bacteroidota bacterium genome:
TGAAGCAACTCGGCGGAACAGTCGGAGAAATTTCCCAGGAAATCAGCGGCTCGCCGACTCTTCGCGGAAACGAGGATGTTGTGCTGTTTCTCGTCCGGTGGCAAAATGAGTATTGGATTCATTCGATTGTTCTTGGAAAATTCAGCGTGGTCAGCAAAGAGAACAGGCTCGTCGCCTACAACGATCTGAACAACATCGGCCTTATCGATCCTGTCACGAAACAGGAGATTACCCGTCCGAACGAAAAAGCAAATCACATCCCGCTGCAGAATTTTCTTGCGGAAGTCAGTTCATTCATCGCCAAACAATCACGCTGAGGAGAATGAACATGATACTCATCAAGAGAATGCTCCGTCGATTTGCAACAGCATCATTCCTGACAAGCGTAGGTGTTGTACTTGCAGGTTTCTGCATCATCACTAACACGGCAGGGAATCATCGCATCTATTTCAACAGCTCAATTCCGCTGACGATCCGGTTGAACTCCTCCACGCCCGCGAACTATCTGCCTCCCATCGAAGCGGCGGCACAGACATGGAAGAACGTGCAAGGGTCGTTCTTCGAATTCACCTTCGGCCCGACGACAACAACATCGGGACCGGGACAGGACGGCATCAATCTGCTGTTCTTTGATTTGCAGGGAGTGAATTTCCCGCCGCCGACCAGCGTCATCGCATTCTCTCAAACATTCACGACCACATCGGGCGGTTACCGCGCTATTGAATCCGATCTGGTTTGGAATGCCCGCGACTTCCCGCCCAGCCCAACCGGGGCGCCGGGAGCCCAGGATTTGCAAAGCGTTGTGACGCATGAATTCGGGCACCACCTCGGTCTCGACCATACCGGATTGCCGGGCGGAGCAAGCTCGGGGTGCGGGCCGCAAGTACAAGCCGCGGCAATGTGGTGGTCTTCTTCGAGCGGCGATACATCGAAGCGCAGACTTCATGTTGAAGATATTATGGGGGTGAGCGTGTTGTATCCGTCGTGGCGGCTGCAAGGAACTGTCACGCTCGGCCCTACGCCGGTGAACGGATACCCGTTGTGGTTCCGCGGGACAAAGGCCTCCTGGGTCGGGCCGGTTGAAAATCCTATCGGCTCACGTTTCAACAGAAGCGGATATGTGGTTGACACGCTGTACACCGACATTGCGGGACAGTATGCGAGCTACATCATCGACCAATCGTTTGATCTGATTGCCGACGGATTCGGATACGAGCGGGATTCCACGCGCATTCAGTTCGACCCGCCGGGCGGAATCGGCGTTACGCAGACGCTTGTTCGTAACGTTCAACTTCAGCAAACGCCCATCGCTGCCCTCTCGGGAACAGTCAGGGATGCCGCAACGCAAGCGCCCGTGCAGGCGTGGGTTCGCTTTTACGGCGTGGGGGATCCGAACGGGCTGACGGCATCCATTCTCACTCCGGCCAACGGAAGTTTC
Encoded proteins:
- a CDS encoding T9SS type A sorting domain-containing protein, which codes for MILIKRMLRRFATASFLTSVGVVLAGFCIITNTAGNHRIYFNSSIPLTIRLNSSTPANYLPPIEAAAQTWKNVQGSFFEFTFGPTTTTSGPGQDGINLLFFDLQGVNFPPPTSVIAFSQTFTTTSGGYRAIESDLVWNARDFPPSPTGAPGAQDLQSVVTHEFGHHLGLDHTGLPGGASSGCGPQVQAAAMWWSSSSGDTSKRRLHVEDIMGVSVLYPSWRLQGTVTLGPTPVNGYPLWFRGTKASWVGPVENPIGSRFNRSGYVVDTLYTDIAGQYASYIIDQSFDLIADGFGYERDSTRIQFDPPGGIGVTQTLVRNVQLQQTPIAALSGTVRDAATQAPVQAWVRFYGVGDPNGLTASILTPANGSFSANMPSKEFYRVVVSPVAPYVDNVEIQNFYLDPAGSSLNVDVQKAEVLIVDDDAGASYQTTYKATMERLGMPSRTFSIADSGATPAAVLAAFPQKPLLIWFTGNDTQNSLTQAERLVIVDHLAGGGRAIITGQNIAEYSQAGDTLLARYLGIQFNGNSTALFLRGFAGDVIGDGVNYLMTGGPGPQNSKDIISIVPGSIGTPTPTLYYSVGSDSSLYAGVRVVGPNNAWGATYFSFGLEGMSPARQDTFILRSIRYFNDFVTGVQTSPNPTIPEEFVLGQNYPNPFNPTTQITYGLPERSSVRITIYNSLGQQIVRLVDDVKPAGYYTIVWNGRNTAGANVSSGVYLYTMEVEKGSRFIQTRKLVLIR